The Pyrenophora tritici-repentis strain M4 chromosome 8, whole genome shotgun sequence genome contains a region encoding:
- a CDS encoding Arylsulfotran-2 multi-domain protein — MGSLVWIANYTEPFDFRVQTYKGESVLTLWSGELLNGFGRGSYHILNQSYDEIAHFEVDRFGENMGDIHEFGITGDDTALVIIYHGIPWDLTTSGGIENGWLFENTFQEINIETGELVFERNASTHVGINEPYNSLPSDVGQSEDTPWDYFHMNSVEKDNNGDYLVSARVMNCVYKISRQNGNIIWRLQGKQSDFDVDPAAKFAFQHDAR, encoded by the coding sequence ATGGGGTCACTTGTTTGGATTGCAAATTACACTGAGCCTTTTGACTTCAGGGTCCAAACGTACAAGGGCGAGTCTGTTTTGACACTATGGTCAGGAGAGTTACTGAATGGGTTCGGGCGTGGGTCGTACCATATCCTCAACCAGAGCTATGATGAGATTGCGCATTTCGAAGTTGATCGTTTCGGCGAAAATATGGGAGATATCCACGAATTTGGTATTACCGGTGATGACACTGCGCTAGTCATTATTTACCACGGTATACCCTGGGATCTGACAACGTCTGGGGGTATTGAGAATGGCTGGCTTTTCGAGAACACGTTCCAGGAGATCAATATAGAAACTGGTGAACTTGTTTTCGAACGGAACGCCAGCACCCACGTTGGAATCAACGAACCGTACAACTCGTTACCGTCTGATGTAGGTCAGTCTGAGGACACTCCGTGGGACTACTTCCACATGAACTCTGTCGAAAAAGACAACAATGGTGACTACCTTGTCTCCGCACGAGTAATGAATTGTGTTTACAAAATCTCTAGACAAAATGGAAACATCATCTGGCGTCTCCAAGGAAAGCAATCAGATTTTGATGTCGACCCCGCCGCCAAATTTGCCTTCCAGCACGACGCACGTTAG
- a CDS encoding Gly-rich multi-domain protein — MSYNDERSGYGQQSGYGGGGNDRRDDQGGYGGGNERREEYGRPQEGGFGGPALGDEERRGGGHSSGGYGGGGERREEHGQQQGGGGYDQRPSGGSSYGGGGDDRRQESHGYGGENYKDRPSGSSNYNDRPSGGSSHNDRPSGGSNYNDRPSGDSNYNEHSSGGSNYNDRPSGGSSYNDRPSETSSYGGNTGGHSSSGHQGQQSSGTSYGGGGGYGGASDDFSGAAHHATSEAGNSGDSSLFTSVLGMLTSDKDKLKHDDVDEDDAVKQHEKFYGNGSQGGSEQASSNNVGAAAAMQAMKMFNSGSQEDAKGGQNKFIGMAMGQAAQLFDKQQSEGKTDPAATKQEAIAQAAQMALKFYALCSTWPASS, encoded by the exons ATGTCCTACAACGACGAGCGCAGCGGATACGGACAGCAGTCCGGCTATGGTGGTGGCGGAAACGACCGTCGCGACGACCAGGGAGGTTATGGCGGCGGCAATGAGCGACGCGAGGAATACGGCCGGCCCCAAGAAGGTGGTTTTGGAGGCCCTGCACTCGGTGATGAGGAGAGGCGAGGAGGTGGACATTCGTCTGGCGGATACGGTGGCGGTGGAGAACGCAGGGAAGAGCATGGTCAACAACAGGGAGGTGGAGGCTACGACCAGCGCCCTAGCGGAGGCTCCTCGTATGGTGGAGGTGGCGATGACAGGCGCCAGGAATCCCATGGATACGGAGGAGAGAACTACAAGGATCGTCCATCAGGTAGTAGCAACTACAACGATCGCCCTTCGGGAGGCAGCAGCCACAACGATCGTCCATCAGGAGGCAGCAACTACAATGACCGTCCATCCGGAGACAGTAACTACAACGAGCACTCCTCAGGAGGCAGTAACTACAATGACCGCCCGTCTGGAGGCAGCAGCTACAACGATCGCCCATCAGAGACTAGCAGCTATGGAGGCAACACCGGCGGACACAGCAGCTCGGGCCACCAAGGTCAGCAGTCTTCTGGTACATCATATGGCGGCGGAGGTGGATATGGAGGAGCTTCAGACGACTTTTCAGGCGCAGCTCACCATGCTACATCCGAAGCTGGTAACAGCGGAGACTCAAGCCTGTTCACCAGTGTTCTTGGCATGCTCACCAGCGACAAGGACAAGCTCAAACACGACGACGTGGATGAGGACGATGCGGTCAAACAACACGAGAAGTTTTACGGCAATGGAAGCCAAGGCGGCAGCGAACAAGCTAGCTCAAACAACGTCggcgctgctgctgctatGCAAGCAATGAAGATGTTCAACAGCGGTAGCCAGGAAGATGCAAAGGGCGGACAGAACAAGTTCATAGGAATGGCCATGGGACAAGCCGCTCAGCTCTTCGACAAGCAGCAGAGCGAGGGAAAGACT GATCCCGCCGCGACCAAGCAAGAGGCAATCGCGCAGGCTGCACAGATGGCTCTCAAGTTCTAC GCACTATGCTCAACATGGCCAGCAAGTTCATGA